In a genomic window of Venatoribacter cucullus:
- a CDS encoding RsmB/NOP family class I SAM-dependent RNA methyltransferase, with the protein MRSSRPRSASNSRRAPAKPRNNGKSRSAAQNSGIRAELQTLWTQWQHSTPKPPLDRWLRAQRHPKAELSQVLTHSEAMFHALRFQQLACALEALLDDNNLDLNAWDSRWQEDDTRQLHPTAFWYWIELRSLRGWGFTRAVRQQEQRLALFQRLETQVKNAPQSPLALLWHGIRPQWLPLLQERARRSGWATADLQRFLNMQNQQPPLWLRVNELQGPADTDTLRQLQQQLQEDGISAQLRDNALCATGGKGVQQSALFRSGRIEVQDFASQQIVLALDPQPGEKIWDTCAGAGGKSLALASRLQNKGALVATDLHSYKLDELKRRASRAGARNIRTFVWNGNEPLRLPQEIARHGGFDKILVDAPCTATGTWRRNPDARWRFNDSSLQELLALQQQLLTQAAAALRPGGLLAYATCSWLSAENEEQVARFATASGFSVQEQRLLGAPHHDSDCMFVALLRKPE; encoded by the coding sequence ATGCGTTCTTCCCGTCCCCGCTCTGCTTCCAATTCCCGCCGCGCACCGGCCAAACCGCGCAACAACGGCAAAAGCCGCTCTGCTGCCCAGAACAGCGGTATCCGGGCAGAACTGCAAACCCTGTGGACGCAGTGGCAACACAGCACTCCCAAACCTCCGCTGGACCGCTGGCTGCGCGCCCAGCGCCATCCCAAAGCTGAACTCAGCCAGGTGCTGACCCACAGCGAAGCCATGTTTCATGCCCTGCGCTTTCAGCAACTGGCCTGCGCCCTGGAAGCCCTGCTGGACGATAACAACCTTGATCTGAACGCCTGGGATAGCCGCTGGCAGGAAGACGACACCCGCCAGCTGCACCCCACCGCCTTCTGGTACTGGATTGAACTGCGCAGTCTGCGCGGCTGGGGTTTTACCCGCGCCGTGCGCCAGCAGGAGCAGCGGCTGGCCTTATTTCAGCGCCTGGAAACTCAGGTAAAAAATGCGCCGCAATCCCCGCTGGCACTGCTCTGGCACGGCATACGCCCGCAGTGGCTGCCGCTGCTGCAGGAACGCGCCCGCCGCAGTGGCTGGGCCACGGCCGACCTGCAACGTTTTCTGAATATGCAGAACCAGCAACCACCGCTGTGGCTGCGGGTGAATGAACTGCAGGGCCCGGCCGATACCGATACCCTGCGCCAGCTGCAGCAACAACTGCAGGAAGACGGCATCAGCGCCCAGCTGCGCGATAACGCCCTGTGCGCCACCGGCGGCAAAGGCGTGCAGCAAAGTGCGCTGTTCCGCAGCGGCCGCATTGAAGTGCAGGATTTCGCCAGCCAGCAGATTGTGCTGGCACTGGACCCGCAACCGGGTGAAAAAATCTGGGATACCTGCGCCGGGGCCGGCGGCAAAAGCCTGGCACTGGCCAGCCGACTGCAGAACAAGGGCGCGTTAGTGGCCACCGACCTGCACAGCTACAAACTGGATGAACTGAAACGCCGCGCCAGCCGCGCCGGCGCGCGCAATATCCGTACCTTCGTCTGGAACGGTAACGAACCGCTGCGGTTGCCACAGGAAATTGCCCGCCACGGTGGGTTCGACAAAATTCTGGTCGATGCGCCCTGCACCGCCACCGGCACCTGGCGCCGCAACCCGGACGCCCGCTGGCGCTTTAACGACAGCAGCCTGCAGGAACTGCTGGCGCTGCAACAACAGTTGTTAACCCAGGCTGCCGCCGCACTGCGCCCCGGTGGCCTGCTGGCCTACGCCACCTGCAGCTGGCTGAGCGCCGAGAACGAAGAACAAGTGGCCCGCTTCGCCACCGCCAGTGGCTTCAGCGTGCAGGAGCAGCGCTTACTGGGTGCCCCGCACCACGACAGCGACTGTATGTTTGTGGCGCTGCTGCGCAAGCCGGAGTAA